The DNA segment TAATTTCTAAAAAACATGTAATTACTGCAAACAAAGAGTTAATAGCAAAATATGGAGACGAGCTTAGAAAAATGGCAGATGAAAATGGTGTATTTTTGAAATTTGAAGCAAGTGTCGCTGGAGCAATCCCCATTATACATCAAATTGAGAGGCTCAAAATAACCGATGAAATAAATTTCGTAGGAGGGATAATAAACGGTACTACAAACTACATATTGACGCAAATAACAGAAAAGGGAATGAAATATGATGAAGCACTTTTATCAGCTCAAAAAAGAGGTTATGCTGAAAGCAATCCGGATTACGATATAAAAGGATTCGATGCTTTGTATAAGCTTGTGATTCTTATAAAAAAAGCATTCGATGCTGATGTTTCTGCTAATTCAATATTGAGATATGGTATAAATGAAATAAAAAATGACGATATATATTATGCTGAAAAATTGGGATACAAGATTAAACCATTTGCATGGGCTAAATACGAGAAAGGAAACGTCTATGCGAGTGTAGAGCCTATATTGATAGAAGATAGCAACATTTTAGCAAGTGTTGGTGATGTAAACAATGCTGTTATACTGAGAGGAGACAGTTTTAAAGAGCTAATTTTTATTGGAAAAGGTGCAGGACAAATGCCTACAGGTGATTCGGTTGTTGCAGATTTAATAGATATACTATTGAATTATGATATAAAAACGAATCATACGTCTAAACGCATTTCAGTTTTTAATG comes from the Thermoanaerobacterium sp. PSU-2 genome and includes:
- a CDS encoding homoserine dehydrogenase, which gives rise to MEFKIGLLGFGTVGSGVYKIVASRKQHIKQKTGFYPEIKKILVKHPDKPRNVNGVDEILTTDANEILCDSEISAIIEVMGGIDPAYEYVKKAIISKKHVITANKELIAKYGDELRKMADENGVFLKFEASVAGAIPIIHQIERLKITDEINFVGGIINGTTNYILTQITEKGMKYDEALLSAQKRGYAESNPDYDIKGFDALYKLVILIKKAFDADVSANSILRYGINEIKNDDIYYAEKLGYKIKPFAWAKYEKGNVYASVEPILIEDSNILASVGDVNNAVILRGDSFKELIFIGKGAGQMPTGDSVVADLIDILLNYDIKTNHTSKRISVFNGSFTDVFYIKLKPFYKFNIKNILKFFTDNGASFNESVYDGNTFAAVFKLFDNDINRFIESLENKKMCTIESLFKVLHDDNEVDNKQVNTIQSEVI